The window CCGGGAGGCCGGCGCCTCGGAACCGATCTAGTTGATCAGCTGAGTCGCGGGCGGGACCGGCGCAAAAGCGGTGCTGAAGATGATGTTCGGCAGCTGCCCGTTGAAGGTGATGGTGTCCGCGATGATGCCCCCCGTGTCGTCGGTGCGGAAGGCGGCGGCTTTCTGCACCGTCAGCGCGGCGGAAGGGACGTAGATGACGCCGATGAACGCCGAGTCGCTGAAGGCCGCCAGGCTGTTGCTGCAGGTGTTGGCGGGCGGATAAGCGGCACCCGGTTCATAGATCACCATCCAGTTGTACTGATACCCGCTGAAGACAAAGTTGTCGCCGCTCGTCGTGGCGCTAAGGCAGCCCCCGCTCGGGATGTAGAAGGCCACCGCCCCAGGGGTGATACCGGTCGGGCAGGTCGCGAGCGCGCCGCCGGCGGCGTCGCACTGGTCTTCGTTCGCCCGGTCGCCGGCGGGCGGCGCCGCCCGGTCGGGGTTCTGATTGGGCAGGTTGTTCTTCAGCGGGCCGGTCTCGCTGCTGGGTGGATAGGCTCCGAACGTGTCCGGCGGCGCAAGTGGGTTGGGGGCGAAGAGCGGCGTGAGGACGGTGGAGTCGAAGATGGCGGTCTCGTTGCCGAGGCTGCACCCGCTTCCGCTGTAGGCGGGACAACCCCCGGTGGCGTCGTTCCTGACGCTGCCGGCGACAGGGATGCTGCCCGCGAATCCGAACGGCCCCGCGCACCCGCTGGACGGGGGCGCCAGGTAGACGTCGTACGAGGTCGCGCCGGGCACATTGCTGACCCGGATCTGCAGTGCCTGGCCATTGCCGGCGTTCGCCGTCTGGCAGTAGGACGGCGCGCTCTCCCGCCTGTAGCTCGTTCCGTTGTAGGTGTCACTGCGCACCGAGGTCACCTCAATCGCCCAGGCGCCCTTGCTGATCGGATTGCCGGTGCTGATCGTGCTGAGCTGATAGGAGCCGGCGCAGTTGGCGCCGTCGGAGTTCCAGAACTGGTGTGTCGCCATTTTCGTGTTGTCAGAAGCCTTTGGCTCGGCGGGCGGCTTCAGCTGATTGCTGACGAAGTCCCCGTTGTTCGTGTATCCACCAAGCCATTTGTAGACCCCGGCGCTCAGGAAATAGCAGACGCCGGAGCTGAGGTTGGGATTGGCCGCATAGATGCCAGGCGAAAGGACCACGTCGCTGCCCGGCGCGCCCTGGCTGCCGGCGGCCACTGGCGGCGGCGGATAGCCGGGGTCGACCAGGTTGTAACCGGTTCGGGTGGCGCCCGCGACATCCGGGTACGTGCACGGGGGGAAGGCGCCGCTCGGGTAGCACGTGATGCTCACCGCGCCCGGGACGGCGGTTTGGCAGCGGGCATAGATGTCGCCCGCCACCTGAAGGCCGCCCCCGGTGACGCTGATCGCCCCATTCGAGACGACATCGCCCATGACCCCCAGCGTGCCGCCGCCGTTGATCAGGAGCGCGGTGCCGCCGGCCCCACCGCATCCAGCCTGGTTGAGGGCGGCGATCGTGGGTGTGTTGAGGAGATTGTTCACCCCTCCGCCCGCGGTCGCCGAGATCTTCGGGTTGGACCCGTCGGTGAGGATCCGTGCGAACTGGAGCTGCAGCGAGCGGGTCGCGGCCAGGGTGAACTGGCTGCCTCGCGGACCCAGTGACGCCACGACCTGCGTCAGCACCGTGCCGTCCGGGTACGTGCAGGTCAAATTGACGGGCGCGGGCCCCGGCGTGCCGTAGCCGGGCGAGCACGCGGGGACGCTGTAGAGGCGCATGTTCGTCCCGAAGATGGCGGTCGCCGCCTGCTCGGCCGACGTGTAGCTGCCTGTCTGCTGGAGCTTGTCTCCCGCGGCCAGGGCGGCCGCATCCACGGCCGCCTGCAGGTCTCGCCGCAGGGCATAAGCCCGCGCCCCGTCGATGGCGAGCGCGGCCATCCCGACGACCACCGCCAGCATGATGGCGATCAGGACGATGGCCTGTCCTTTCTGGAGGCGTTCGTCCATCAGTACTCGGTCCTGAAGATCGCGGACGTGGTGATGACGATGTGGTCGGCCGTCGCCTGGGCGACGACCGGGGTGATCAGGATCAGATTGAAGCGCAGCGTCACCTGGAGCGGGGCGTGGCCGCCTGCCGGGTTCACGGCGCTGCACGGACCGCTGGCCGGCGCCGGGTACTCACCCCCGGGCGCGTTCGGCGGCGGCGTCGCCTCGACCGCGGCCGGCGGGTTGGGCTCGGTCACGTACAACCATGCGGCGTTGCCTGGTGGCGTGGCCGCGCCGAGCGGTCCCTGGGGGCAGGGTTCGGTCACGGGGGTGCCGATCAGCTGCGTCGTCACGGCGGCGAGGATGTCGGCGTTGGCCGGCAGCGGAATCGAGGCTCGCACCGCCGTCCGAGCGCCCTCGCGGACCGCGTGGTTGAGCGTGTCGTAGTAGAAGACCGCCCGCCCGATGTCGACGATGCCGAAGAGCAGGAGCAGCAGCACGGGCGAGATCAGGGCGAACTCGATGAGCGCCTGTGAGCTCTGAAGGCGCGGCCGAGGACCTGGGCCCTCGTTCGCGGCCCCCACTCCTCGCCTCCTGGTCAACTGCCCTGCACCGTCATGTGCTGGTTGGCGGCGATGCGGAAGATCCCGAACTGCGCCGTGACCAGAGGCGTCAGCGGCCCGTAGGCGTAGACCACGATCACGTTCAGGTCCAGCTGACCCTGATTGGTGGCCGGGCTGGTGAAGTCCAGGCCAGGCGTGTTGTTGTAGCAGATGTAAAGCCAGGGCTGGTTGGGGGTCGAGGGGTACGCGGAGTTGGCGTAGGGCGGGTTGCCGTACGCGTTGCCGTCCGTCGGGGCCGGGCACGTCGTACCGGGATTCTTCAGCACCGAGGCCGGCAGCGAGATGGTCGCCAGCTCCGCGTCCACCGCCGTCTTGATCGGGCTGTCGAACAGGTAGGGGTGGGATTGAGTGGGGGCGTCGAAAAAGACCCCGTGTCGAGCGCCCTCGCGCGCAGCGTTGGCAAGCGCCTCCGTCACGTAGATCGCGCGGCCGATGTCGACAAGGCCGCCGACGAGCAGGAGCAGCACCACCGACGAGAGCGCGAACTCGACCAGAGACTGGCCGCGCTGGTGCTTTTTACGGAGTCTGAGGCTCACATAACGAGAGCGCGGCACCGGACTATCTTGCCTATGATGGGTCGGCTGTGCGCACGACTCTGACCGGCCTGACGTCGCGGAGGCCGTTCACCCTCCTGGGCATTGTGCTGGCTTTGCTCGTGATCGCCGCCTTCGTCCTCGTCGCTCTCAACGCTGGGACGGCGTCCAGCAGTCCCCCTCTGACCGTGGTCGTGGCCGCCAAGGAACTCCCGCCCAGGCTGCCGATCGAAGCCGCTTCGCTGGAGCTGAAGGCCATTCCGGTGCCGTTGGGCTATCCCAAGCTCTACTTCACCAAGATCCAGGACGTGCAGGGCATGATCCCGCTGGTCACCATCGTGCCGGGGCAGGCCGTGACCTCCAGCGACGTCGCCAAGCCAAGCGAGGCACTGGGCTCGCAGTCGGCATACCTGCCGATCCCCGCCGGCTTTGTCGCACTGACCATTCCGACGAGCGAGCAGCAGGGCGTCGCCGACTATATCCAGCCTGATGACTACATCTCCGTGATCGCGACCGTCTCGTCCAGCGGCAAGGTCGCGTCGAAGACCATCTTCACCAACCTTCATGTGATCCGGGTTGGGATGCAGGCGAGCTCGGGCACGTCGGCCGCATCGACCGCAAGCAGCCTGACCGTGGTCGTGTCCGAGTGTCAGGCCGAGGTCATCACGTGGTTCCTGACCTACGCTTCCCTCAAGTACTCCCTGGAGTCGTTCCACGATTACCTCGGGCCCGGCAGCCAGACCCCGGATCCCGGGTGCCCGACGGTCACGGCCGCCAGGGGCGTGACCTTGCAGACCATACAGGCGGCTTACCCGTCGCTTTTCTAGGGTGATTGACCTGCCGCCGGCAGTCATCGTCGCTGTGCCCATGGCGGCGGCGATCGCGGTGTTCTTCTGGAGCCTCGACCGGATCCGCAAGGAACGCATCGCCCAGCCCTTGGAGCCCGCGCCGCCTCGAGCCACGCCGCGTGAGCTGGTCGAAAGGCTGTTGCGACCCGCCGCGGACAACCTGAGTCAGCGGCGCAGCATCCGCGGACGGCCGACGCTGATGGAGGACCTGGCTCGCGCCGGTTTGAACATCACGCCGCCCGAGTACCTGCTGGTCCGCATCGGATCGGTGGCACTCGGGGCGTTGATCGGCCTGTTCCGGTTTGGCTTCTCCATCGGTCCGATCGTGCTTGGGGTGATCGGGTTCGTGGCCCCGCCGCTGGTGATCTCGTTCCTTCAGCGGCGCCGGCAGGACATGTTCAACGACCAGCTGACCGGCATGTTGCAGCTGCTCTCGAACTCACTCAAGACGGGCTACGCGATCGACCGAGCGCTCGAGACCGTGGCGACCAAGTCCCAGCCTCCTGTTTCGACGGAGTTCGAGCGCGTCGCCACCGAGATCACGTTGGGCACCTCGGTCGAGGACGCGCTCAGCGCCCTGCTGCTGCGCATCAACAGCCCGGACCTGGAGTTCATCGTGACCGCGATCCTGCTTCACACCCGGGTCGGTGGCAACCTGGCCGAGGTCCTGGACAACATCTCGGACACACTCCGCGACCGCCTGCAGACCAAGCGTGACATGAGCGTGCTCACCGCCCAGTCGCGCGCCTCCGCGACCATCATCACCGGGCTGCCCATCCTCCTGGCCCTCGGCCTCTACGTGTTCGTCCCCGGCTACTTCGCGCCGATGACCGGCACCTTGCTCGGCTACGTCCTGCTCGGGATCGCGGGCTTCCTCATCCTGGTCGGCAACCTGCTGATACGCCGCATGACCGCCCTGCAAGCGTGAGCCGCTAGTGCACTAGATGTTCCTCATCGCGCTTTCCGCCGGTGTCATCTGCGGCGCCATCGTGGTGACGTACTTCGTCGCCCTCGACCAGAACCAGGCGGCCGCGGCGGCGACCAACGGTTCCTGGGCGGCGCCGGCGCCCAGGCAGACGCTGGTCAAACGGCTCGAATCACTGGTGCGGCCGTTCACCGCGCGCCTGCCGGCGCGAGCAGCAGGTCAGCTGCGCCAGAAGTTGAGCCGCGCCGGCGATCCGGGCGGCCTCACCCCAGCGGGATTCCAGGCCGTGCGGTACAGCCTTGCCGCCCTCGTCGCCATCGTCGGGCTCGGGACCGGTTTGCTGCTCCCGCTTCCGATTCCAACCCTGGTGCTGGCGCCGATCACCGGCGCGGTCGCCGCTTTTCTCGGTTACGTGGCGCCGAGCCTGTGGCTCGAGCAGAGAATCGCCGAGCGCCGGCAGCAGGTCCAGCGCTCCCTGGCTGAGGCGACAGACCTGTTGACCCTGGTCGTCGAGTCGGGCATGAGCCTGGACGAAGGTCTGCTCAGCATCACGGAGCGGTTCCACAACGCTTTGGGAGATGAGATTGGCAAGGTGCTGCGGGAGATACGGCTCGGCCGCCCCCGGATGAGCGCCTTGGAGCACATGGCCGAGGCCACCGGCGTTGGCGACCTGCATCACCTGGTCGAATCGATCGTCCAGTCAGACCAGATGGGGGTTCCGATCGCGCGACTCCTGAGGGTTCAGGCGACCGAGATGCGAAGACGCCAGCGCCAGACCGCGCAGGAGCGCGCGGCACAGGCGTCGTCGCGCATGGTGTTCCCGATGGTCGGATGCATCTTCCCGGTGCTGTGGATCGTCCTGCTCGGGCCGGCGATCATCCAGATCCTGAAGTCCGTCCATTGATGAGCCACCGACTCGGGCCGCACGCCCCGCAACCGTCGTTCAACGATCTCGACAAGCCGCTGTACACGATCAGCGTCGCGGCCGAGATCCTCGAGACCCATCCACGCACGCTGATGCTCTACGAAGACGCGCACCTGATCGACCCGCATCGCACCAGCACGAACCGGCGCCGCTACTCACAGCGGGACATCAGCAAGGTTCAGGTCATCCAGCACCTGACGCGCGAGAAGGGGGTCACGCTGGCGGGTGTGCGGCACATTCTGAGCCTGTTCGAAGTGATGAAGAGTCACCGGGTGGAACCGCCGGCCGACCTGCGCGAAATCTTCGACCGGTACGCTCAGATCATCTAGTGCACCGACCCAGAAATACCTTGCGGGTTGCAGCGCCCCTGCGGGCCGGTGCAATTTCGGCTGCGCCGAAACTCATCCCCCATAGCGGCCCATCTGCGTCGTTGTCGGCTCCGCTCCTCGCTCACGCACGGCAAGTGCCCCCGCTCCGGTGGTCGCCGACGCCTATCATCTGGACCACTCTGGTGGCGATCCCACAACGTATTTCCGGGACAGTGCACTAGCCGCTGGCGGCGTTCCTGCGCCTTTTCGCGGCGGGCGCCCACAGGCTTTCGAGGTCGTAGTACGACCGCTCGCCCGGCAGGAACACGTGCGCGAGCACGGCGTCGAAGTCGAGCAGGACCCACGTGGCGTCGCCGTAGCCGTCGACCGCGATCGCTTTCAGCTGCTTGGCCCGGGCCGCCTCGACCATGGCATCGGCGATGGCTCGGACCTGGCGGTCGGTCTCCCCTTCGCACACGACGAAGTAATCGGCGACCGAAGTCTTGTCCCGCACGTCGAGGACGACAGGGTCCCACGCCTTCTTCTCGACTGCCGCATCACGCAGCAGGCGAGCCAGCTGCAATGATGTCAATCCTCTGGTCCGGGCATTCAACCTATCGATTATCCGTGTACAGGCGGTGGGTGGTGATGTAGCGGGCGACCGCCGCCGGCACCTTGCCCTCGACCGGCTCACCGGCCGCGATCGCGCGCCGAAGCGAGCTCCCCGAGATGTCCGGCGTGGCGCGAAGGCAGAGGACGACACGATCGGCATCGAGGCCCGCGGCCTCGAGGTCGGCGGCCTGGGGGGAGCTGGTCCCGGGCCGGCTCACCACGACCACCCTCGCCAGGGTGAGCACCCGGCCGGGTTCGTGCCAGGTGCGAAAGAGCTTCGCGGCGTCCCAACCCAGGATGAGGAACAGCTCGTCCCGCGGGTGGAGCCGGCCCAGCTCGGACAGCGTGTCCACCGTGTACGACGGTCCCTGCCGGCGGAACTCGACGTCGGAGACGGCAAAGCCGGAGTGGCCTTCGATTGCCAGCTCGCACATCGCAAGGCGCCGCTCCGCCGGCGCCACCGCCGCGGCGCGATGGGGCGGCGCCGCGCTGGGGACGAAGATGACGCCGTCGAGGCCCGCGCACTCCATCGCGGATCCCGCCGCGGCCAGGTGCCCGAAATGGATCGGGTCGAAGGTGCCGCCCAGAAGTCCGATCTTCATCGGATCAGGGCTGATACTCGAACTCGACGCCCGCGATTCGCACCGTGTCACCGGGCTGGACGCCCGCCGACTCCAGCGCGGCGTTGACCCCAAGGCGGTCCAGCTCGGCCTGGAAGCGAGCCAGCGCGCCCTCCGACTCGAGGTCGGTGCGTTCGACCAGCCGCTCGACGCGATGGCCGCGCACCGCGAAACCGTCCGGCTGGCGCTCCACCACCAGGGCGGCGCTGCTCTCGCCGACCGGCAGCTTGATGGCCGGCGCCCGGCCCGGCACCGGGGGCTCGGGCGCGCTCGCCAGCGTGGCCACGATCGCGTCCAAAAGCTCCGGCAAGCCTTCACCGGTCAAGGCCGAGATGAACCGCACCCCCTTGCGGCGCGAGCGGGCTCGAAGGCGCCGCGTCGGTTCGAGGTCGAGCTTGTTGAGCGCGACGAGCGATGGGCGGCGGGCCAGGTCGGCTGAAAACTGCTCCACCTCCCGGCGCACGGTCTCCAAATCCTTCCAGGGATTCGGCGAAGAGCCGTCGAGGACGTAAACCAGGATCTTGGTCCGCTCGACGTGGCGGAGGAACCGCATCCCCAGTCCGGCGCCGGTGGCCGCCCCCTCGATGAGGCCGGGGATGTCGGCGATCACCATTCGCCCACCGGACGACTCAGCCACACCCAGCTCAGGGTCGAGCGTCGTGAACGGAAACGCGGCGACTCTTGGGCGGGCGGCGGTCAGGGAGCTGAGGAGGGAGGACTTGCCGGCGTTGGGCGGGCCCACCAACCCGACGTCGGCGATGAGCTTGAGGTCGAGCGTGAGCGAGCACTCCTCGCCCTTGAGGCCCGGCTCCGCGTAATCAGGGGCACGCCGGGTCGAGCTCTTGAAATGGACGTTGCCTCTTCCCCCGTCGCCACCTTTGGCGACGACGCTTTCAGCGCCCGGATGGTCGAGATCGGCGATCAGGGCGCCATCCGCGTCGAGCGCAAGGGTCCCGACCGGCACCTCCAACACGACGTCAGCGCCTCGGCGCCCGGTCTTGCGGCCGCCCGCGCCGTCGGCGCCGGCCTCGGCCTGCCAGCGTGAGCGCCGTACGTAGAGCGACAGGTCTGAAACCTCGGTGGTCGCGCGCAGCGAGACCGACCCGCCCCGCCCGCCGTCACCGCCGTCAGGCCCTCCGCGGGGCACGAACGGCTCATGTCGAAAAGATGCCGAGCCCTTGCCGCCATGCCCGCCACGCACGACGACGCGAGCGGAATCGACGAACTGACGGCGACCGTTAGTTCTGGTCGTTCTGCTCGATGTTGACGCGCTTGCCGTCCTTGCCCACGCGCTCGTAGCGGACCTGGCCGGCGACGAGGGCGAACAGGGTGTGGTCGCGTCCCAGGCCCACGCCCGTGCCCGGAGCGATCCGAGTCCCGCGCTGCCTGACCAGGATCGCGCCGGCGTCGACCGCCTGGCCGCCGTAGATCTTGACGCCCAGCATCTGCGGTTTGGAGTCGCGCCCGTTGCGGGATGAGCCGCCGCCTTTCTTATGCGCCAACTATTTGGTCTCCTTGGCCGGGGTCGGCGCCTTCTTCGCCGTTCGCGTCACGCGCTTGGCCGGCGCCGCGGCGTCCTGCGCCTTAACTTCTTGAACGGTTTCGGCCGCTTGAGCCTTGAGCTCGGCCACGGCCTTCTTCTTCGGCGCGACCTTCGCCTTCACCACTTTAGGGGCGAGGCCGGATGCGGGGTGATCACCTTCCACCTTGAGCTCGGTCCCGGTCGCGACGGTCAAGCCACCGACGGCCAGGATCTGAAGGGCGGTCAGGTCGGCGCGCCCACCCCGGTGAACGCGGACCCGCTTCTTGGACTTGTAGCGCAGGCTCTCGATGCGCGGTCCGCGCCGGTGAGCGAGCACCTTGGCTTCGACCTCGAGGCCGTCGACGGCCGGCGACCCGACCTTGATGTCATCTCCATCTCGAAGCAGCAGGACGCGGTCGAGTTTCAGCGATGAACCCGGCTCGGCGGCAAGGCGGTCGACCAGGATCTGGTCGCCCGGCGCCACCCGGTACTGCTTTCCACCGCTGACGACGACGGCCGACAACGAAGCATCAGGTTTGGGCACGGCGAGCAATTGTACCAAGAGCGATGAAAGGGGACCGGCTCCCCTCCATCCGCATGATTCGCCCGACCTAGGGCTGCAGGCGGACCACCCCCGCCACCGGCGCGGCCGCATCGCCGTACTGGAGCCGGTCCTGGTGGACGACGAGCCGGCGGCGCAGCATCACCGACTGGACCAGGCCGAGCGCGGCAAGCGTGGTGATCGTCGCCGAGCCGCCATACGAGATGAGCGGCAGCGGGATGCCCGCGATCGGCAGCAGGCCGATGTTCATGCCCACGTTCTCGACCACCTGGACCGCGAGCATCGCCAACACCCCGCCCGCGACCAGCTCGCCAAACCGATCTGGCGCTACGGCGGCAGAGCGCAGCAGACGGATGAGCAGCGCGCCGAAGAGGGCCAGCAGGACGAGGCTGCCGAGAAGCCCGAACTCCTCGGCGAAGATGGCGAAAACGAAGTCCGTCGCCCGCTCGGGCACGAATCCCAGCTGGCCCTGCAAGCCATGCAGCCAGCCCTGGCCGAAAAGGCCGCCCGCGCCGACCGCGATGCGGGCCTGCAGCAGGTTGTACCCCGCCCCCAGCGGGTCCTGGTTCGGGTCGAGAAAGATCTCGAGCCGGCGCCGCTGATAGCCGTGCAACAGGTGCGGAAGCAATGGCACCGCCACCGCCCCTGCCGCAGCGAGCAAACCCAGCTGCGACACGCGCGCGCCGCCCAGGAACAGCATGCCCAGGAGCACGGCGACGAAGACCATGGCCGTGCCCAGGTCGGGCTGCGTGAGGATCAGGCAGGCAGGCGGAACCACCAGCAGCAGCGCGCCGGCGAACGTGCGCCAGGAAAGCTTCTCGTGCCGCGCCAGGTACCCGGCCAGGACGAGCACGATCATCAGCTTGGAAAGCTCCGACGGCTCCAAGGGAAAGCCCGCCACCGAAAGCCAGCGCCGCGCGCCCAGGGCGGTGCGGCCGACCAGATGCACGGCAACGAGAAGCAGGAGCATCGTGACGTACAGGCCGGGTGCGAGGGCGCGCAGACGGCGGTAGTCGAAAGCCGACGCGGCGGCATATGCGCCCGCGCCGAGCACCACCCACAGCGCCTGGCGGCCCCAGTCGGCGTGAGCGCTGTAGAGCGTCATCCCTCCCAGGGCCGCAAGCATCCCGACCAGCACCGGCTGCAGATGGTCCAGCCGGTGCCATGTCGATGGCCTCATCGCATTACGAAGCTCTTATCGCGTCGCGGTCGGCGCGGTAGAACTTCATGATCTGCACGGCGATGGGGGCCGCCTCCACCTCGGAGAGCTCGCCCCGCTCGACGAAGACCGACATCGCAATCTCCGGCTGGGCGAAGGGGGCGAAGAAAACGAACCAGGCATGGGTCGGCAGATCCAGACCGCTCCCGCCCCACTGCGCGGTCCCGGTCTTGCCGCCGCCGTCGGCCGGCACGCCGGCCGCGCGGAACCAGTAATTCATGTTGTACGGGCGGTTGATCTCCTCTCGCATGCCCTCGCGCACCGCCTGGATGTTCGCGGCGGACGCGGGCACCATGCCGGTGACCTCCGCATGCTCCGACTGGACGACGCGGCCGGACGCGTCGCGGACCGCATGCACCAACGTCGGTCGAAGCACCTGTCCGCCGTTGGCCAGCGCGGCGGCATAGACGGCCTGGTTGAGCGGTGTCGTCAGCAGGTAGGACTGGCCGATGCCCAGCGTGATCGTGTCGCCCTCGGTCCACCGGCACGCGTCGGCATTCAGGTCGGGGACGCCGCACCGCAATTGCTTCCAGATCCGATCCGGCACCAGTCCCGGCATCACCCCGGGCATCTCGATGCCCTTCGTCTCGCCAAACCCATAAGCCCGCGCGTATCGGGCCAGCGTCACGTCGCCGACCATCGCCGCGACCTGGTAGAAGAACGTGTCGCACGACGTCGCGAGGGCCTTGGCGACGTTCATGTCTCCAAGGCTGTAGCTGGCCCAGTTGTGGTAGATCCAGCCGCCGACGTTGATGTAGCTCGGACAGCTCAGCAGCGTCTGGGCGGTGATCTTGCCTTCCTGCAGGCCCGCGGTCGCGGTGACCATCTTGAACGTGGATCCCGGCGCGTACTGGCCCGCGATGGCACGGTTCAAAAGCGGCCGGTTGGGGTCCGAGATGAGCCGGCTGTAATCCGCTTTGCTGATCCCATGGGTGAACAGGTTGGTGTCGTATCCGGGCAGGCTCACGAGCGCGAGCACCTCGCCCGTCCTGGGATCAATCACCACCGAGGCGCCCGCGGCCTTGTGGTCGCGGACCAATCCCGCGGCCAGCGCCTGTGCGGTCGCCCTCTGCAGCGCGGCGTCGAGGCTGAGATAGACGGAGAGGCCCGGGACGGCGGCTTGGGTGGCAAGCGTCTTCACGACCTGGCCGCGGGCGTCGACCTCGACATCGGCCCAACCGTCCTTGCCGCGCAGCTGCGATTCGAGGCCGGCCTCGACCCCGACCTTGCCGGTGACCTCGTCGGGCTGGTAGCCGAGCCGCCCGAGCTCCCTGACCTCTGAGTCATCGAGCGGGCCGACGTATCCGACCACGTGGCCGAAGATCAGCGGGTCGACATACGTCCTGACCTCGCGCCGCTGGATGGCGACGCCCGCCAGCTCGGGCAGCCGCTCGTTGATTGCCAGCTCCTGCGCCTGGGTGAGGTCGGTTCCGACCCGCGCGGCTCCATATGGGTCGGCGGCGGCCAGCGTCCCGGCCAGCCTTTCCTCCGGCACTCCGATGATGCGCGCGAGCTCGGCCAGCTCGGCCGTCCGCGCGACCGCGTCCACCGGCAGCTGCGCCGGCACCACCCGCAGCTCCCAGACCGGGCTGTTCGCGACCAGGGGCACGCCGTGGCGGTCGTAGATGATGCCGCGGTCGGCCTCGAGGACGACGCGGTGCACGGTGTTGGCGCGCGCGAGGCCGGCCAATCGCGCCCCGTCGTGGACCTGCAGCAGCGCCAGCTTGACCGAGAGCACGCCGACCGCGAGCACCGCGAGCGCCGCGGCCGCGACAAGCCGCGCCGACCAGCGCGCCCGGGGGGTGGCGCCGCCGAGCTCGACCCACCTGCCCGGATCGATCAAGCGGACTCCACCCCTCCCGCGATGGGCGCCTGGAGCCGGCGGATGAGGAGCAGGGCCGCGGGCATCAGGAGAGCGTTGTAGACGGACGCCGCGATCGCCAGCTGCAGCGCGACGCCGAGCGGCGGCACGGGGAGGCCGAGCGTGTCGTCGACGCCGATCAGGATGAACGAGTAGAGAGCCGTGCTCAGCGCGGCCGACAGGGCCGGGTGCACCGGGCTTTCGCGGTCGAGGTTGCGCGTCCAGAACCCGGTGAGGTACGCACCGGCGAGGAGGGCCAGCGCATGGGGTCCGAGCGGACCGGGGGCGGTGAGATCGAGGAGCACGCCCGCGACGCATGCCCAGAGGAGCCCCGCGCGGACGCCCGTCGTCCAGGTGACGCCGATCACCGCCAGCAGCGCGAGGTTGGGAAACGCCCCCGCGACCTCGAGGCGCGGCGCCCAGGTCACCTGCACCAGCACGGCGGCGACCAAAAGGCCGGCCCCCAGCAGCCGTCTCATGCCGGGATGAAGTCGGTGACCACGAGCACCAGGCTGAGGCTCGCGGGATCGTTGACCCAGGCCACCGACGCCTGGTCTGCGGTCGCCGAGTCGCGGTGGTCGACACCCGCCACCTCGCCCACCACCAGCCCGCGCGGATAGCCGCCGCCGACCCCGCTGGTGATGGCCCACTCGCCGCTGGCCGGGATCACGCCCAAGCGGTGCTCGATCTGGAGCTGGAGCGCGGCGGGTCCGCCCGTGACCGTGCCCTCGAGCTCGGACCTCGAGAGAAAGACATTGACGCGGCTTTGGGGATCCGCGAGCGTCTGGACGATGGCGGCGTGGGGACCCGCTTCGCGCACACGTCCGACCAAACCCGCGCCGCTGGCGACGATCATGCCGGGCTGGACGCCGTCCGCCGTCCCGCGGTCGATCTCGAGCGTGCGGCTGAAACCGTCCGGGCCGCGGCCGACCACCTGCGCCGCGACCAGGTGGCGGCCATACGAGCGCTCGAAGTCAAGCGCCTTGCGGAGCGCGGCGTTGTCCCGCCCCGCCGCGCTGAGCTCGGCGAC of the bacterium genome contains:
- a CDS encoding MerR family transcriptional regulator, producing the protein MHLPGAVDRPARAGDHPDPEVRPLMSHRLGPHAPQPSFNDLDKPLYTISVAAEILETHPRTLMLYEDAHLIDPHRTSTNRRRYSQRDISKVQVIQHLTREKGVTLAGVRHILSLFEVMKSHRVEPPADLREIFDRYAQII
- a CDS encoding 50S ribosomal protein L27, whose amino-acid sequence is MAHKKGGGSSRNGRDSKPQMLGVKIYGGQAVDAGAILVRQRGTRIAPGTGVGLGRDHTLFALVAGQVRYERVGKDGKRVNIEQNDQN
- the rplU gene encoding 50S ribosomal protein L21, translating into MRPRRWRGWSACSPRSGESCGWRGAGPLSSLLVQLLAVPKPDASLSAVVVSGGKQYRVAPGDQILVDRLAAEPGSSLKLDRVLLLRDGDDIKVGSPAVDGLEVEAKVLAHRRGPRIESLRYKSKKRVRVHRGGRADLTALQILAVGGLTVATGTELKVEGDHPASGLAPKVVKAKVAPKKKAVAELKAQAAETVQEVKAQDAAAPAKRVTRTAKKAPTPAKETK
- the rsfS gene encoding ribosome silencing factor; translated protein: MSRSRARCRRRSPATSPPTACTRIIDRLNARTRGLTSLQLARLLRDAAVEKKAWDPVVLDVRDKTSVADYFVVCEGETDRQVRAIADAMVEAARAKQLKAIAVDGYGDATWVLLDFDAVLAHVFLPGERSYYDLESLWAPAAKRRRNAASG
- the cpaB gene encoding Flp pilus assembly protein CpaB, producing the protein MRTTLTGLTSRRPFTLLGIVLALLVIAAFVLVALNAGTASSSPPLTVVVAAKELPPRLPIEAASLELKAIPVPLGYPKLYFTKIQDVQGMIPLVTIVPGQAVTSSDVAKPSEALGSQSAYLPIPAGFVALTIPTSEQQGVADYIQPDDYISVIATVSSSGKVASKTIFTNLHVIRVGMQASSGTSAASTASSLTVVVSECQAEVITWFLTYASLKYSLESFHDYLGPGSQTPDPGCPTVTAARGVTLQTIQAAYPSLF
- a CDS encoding type II secretion system F family protein; the encoded protein is MFLIALSAGVICGAIVVTYFVALDQNQAAAAATNGSWAAPAPRQTLVKRLESLVRPFTARLPARAAGQLRQKLSRAGDPGGLTPAGFQAVRYSLAALVAIVGLGTGLLLPLPIPTLVLAPITGAVAAFLGYVAPSLWLEQRIAERRQQVQRSLAEATDLLTLVVESGMSLDEGLLSITERFHNALGDEIGKVLREIRLGRPRMSALEHMAEATGVGDLHHLVESIVQSDQMGVPIARLLRVQATEMRRRQRQTAQERAAQASSRMVFPMVGCIFPVLWIVLLGPAIIQILKSVH
- the obgE gene encoding GTPase ObgE, which encodes MRGGHGGKGSASFRHEPFVPRGGPDGGDGGRGGSVSLRATTEVSDLSLYVRRSRWQAEAGADGAGGRKTGRRGADVVLEVPVGTLALDADGALIADLDHPGAESVVAKGGDGGRGNVHFKSSTRRAPDYAEPGLKGEECSLTLDLKLIADVGLVGPPNAGKSSLLSSLTAARPRVAAFPFTTLDPELGVAESSGGRMVIADIPGLIEGAATGAGLGMRFLRHVERTKILVYVLDGSSPNPWKDLETVRREVEQFSADLARRPSLVALNKLDLEPTRRLRARSRRKGVRFISALTGEGLPELLDAIVATLASAPEPPVPGRAPAIKLPVGESSAALVVERQPDGFAVRGHRVERLVERTDLESEGALARFQAELDRLGVNAALESAGVQPGDTVRIAGVEFEYQP
- the nadD gene encoding nicotinate (nicotinamide) nucleotide adenylyltransferase; the encoded protein is MKIGLLGGTFDPIHFGHLAAAGSAMECAGLDGVIFVPSAAPPHRAAAVAPAERRLAMCELAIEGHSGFAVSDVEFRRQGPSYTVDTLSELGRLHPRDELFLILGWDAAKLFRTWHEPGRVLTLARVVVVSRPGTSSPQAADLEAAGLDADRVVLCLRATPDISGSSLRRAIAAGEPVEGKVPAAVARYITTHRLYTDNR